A window of the Gossypium hirsutum isolate 1008001.06 chromosome A05, Gossypium_hirsutum_v2.1, whole genome shotgun sequence genome harbors these coding sequences:
- the LOC107960363 gene encoding putative F-box/LRR-repeat protein At5g02930, which yields MDQPLEIHPCHRHSNGNFYHETTPSERTFIHNTLTQHQAFKLHKFSLDFSYGALQYLVANVQLQHDIEFAISRQVQILSVSTELLFEDFEDYYVLPNVFYSHDNVPSLEQVSLKGFLFNPNPPCDLPFASLKALCLFDCVIDDGTLKGLLSNSPVLESLTIDLCHRLLNFKASWCQSMRLKHLVVRCMHNPGFNLEIDSSSLSSFKVYGNSVKISVSLLSSIAEATVFRSRYYPYVQNFDTSTWLRNLAHVKKFGVNSWFSQFLAREYEVNNNGWKIFENLKVFAWFGPLEKECDLIALIDFLVHCPSLEKIEIDVSSVFPKFKRY from the exons ATGGATCAACCTCTGGAAATTCACCCCTGTCATCGACATTCAAATGGCAACTTCTACCATGAGACCACTCCATCTGAACGTACCTTCATACACAACACTTTGACCCAACACCAAGCCTTCAAACTCCATAAGTTCAGCCTTGACTTCTCCTACGGAGCCTTACAGTACCTTGTCGCTAATGTTCAACTTCAACACGACATTGAGTTTGCCATTTCAAGACAGGTTCAGATTCTCTCAGTTTCAACTGAGTTACTCTTTGAAGACTTTGAAGATTATTATGTTTTGCCTAACGTGTTTTATTCCCATGATAATGTCCCATCATTAGAACAAGTTTCTTTAAAGGGTTTTCTTTTCAATCCTAATCCACCATGTGATCTACCCTTTGCTTCTCTGAAAGCCCTTTGCCTCTTTGATTGTGTGATTGACGATGGAACTCTAAAGGGCTTGTTATCTAACTCTCCTGTTCTTGAAAGCTTGACAATCGATTTGTGCCATAGATTACTCAACTTCAAAGCTTCTTGGTGTCAAAGTATGAGGCTTAAACACCTTGTAGTTAGATGCATGCATAACCCTGGTTTCAATCTAGAAATTGATTCGTCAAGTTTGTCAAGTTTTAAAGTCTATGGAAATTCAGTGAAGATCTCAGTCAGTTTATTGTCTTCCATTGCTGAAGCCACAGTTTTTCGATCCAGATATTATCCGTATGTGCAAAACTTTGACACTAGCACATGGTTAAGAAATCTTGCCCATGTAAAGAAATTTGGTGTGAATTCTTGGTTTTCTCAG TTTCTTGCTAGAGAATATGAGGTGAACAACAATGGATGGAAAATATTCGAAAATCTAAAGGTATTTGCTTGGTTTGGTCCATTGGAAAAAGAGTGTGATCTCATTGCACTAATTGACTTCTTGGTTCATTGCCCTTCCCTAGAGAAGATTGAAATAGATGTGAGTTCTGTGTTTCCTAAATTTAAACGGTATTAA
- the LOC107961548 gene encoding uncharacterized protein, translating to MSICEEQDWISALPDVILHHILSFFAYSSYGSSPLSLTFQSHLIKGSLNPNPFSYTNTLTQHQALNSALSSPLEPFGTMTLMFSTALSLPFQNRSTKCSTVCFTENPLLFDCGIDDETLNGLLSNCPLLESLTLDWCHRLLKFKTSWWQSMRLKHLDG from the exons ATGAGTATCTGTGAAGAACAAGATTGGATCAGTGCATTACCAGATGTAATTCTCCATCACATCCTCTCTTTTTTTGCCTACTCATCCTATGGAAGTTCACCCCTGTCATTGACTttccaatcacaccttatcaagGGATCACTGAATCCCAATCCATTTTCATACACAAACACTTTGACCCAACACCAAGCCTTGAATTCAGCCTTGAGTTCTCCGTTGGAACCTTTTGGGACCATGACCTTGATGTTCAGCACTGCATTGAGTTTGCCATTTCAAAACAG ATCCACCAAGTGTTCTACCGTTTGCTTCACTGAAAACCCTTTGCTCTTTGATTGTGGGATCGATGATGAAACTCTAAATGGCTTGTTATCTAACTGTCCTCTTCTTGAAAGCTTGACACTTGATTGGTGCCATAGGTTACTTAAGTTTAAGACTTCTTGGTGGCAAAGCATGAGGCTTAAACACTTAGATGGATAG